The proteins below come from a single Thermodesulfovibrionales bacterium genomic window:
- a CDS encoding sigma-54 dependent transcriptional regulator, whose product MEKTKQTNQDRAKILIAEDEKGMREVLEIFLQEEGYRTLSVRDGRAAIEALEKDIFDLVITDIKMPRADGFEVLRKVKEVSPDTVVIMITAYGTTESALEAIKLGAYDYIEKPFKIEEIRVVIKRALERKKFVSRLSLQERLKRTEALSDIIYSSEKMKTLMEALPRIAQSSSNVLITGESGVGKELFAHALHKLSPRASKEFVAINCAAFPEGLLESELFGHMKGAFTDAHYNKQGLFEIADGGTVFLDEIGDMPISLQAKLLRVIENGTFRRVGGISDIKVDVRIIAATNKDIKKEVEEGKFREDLYYRLNVIPVHIPPLRERREDIPLLIEHFIKKYHPGKSISQEAMEALKNYRWRGNVRELENVIERLCLLVSSDLIELKDLPPEIIIDAKEKPLIPELTPSGINLDRIVEEIEKQYIMKALKLTKNTKVEAARLLGLTFRSFRYRLKKYNIEI is encoded by the coding sequence ATGGAAAAAACAAAACAGACAAATCAGGACAGGGCAAAGATATTGATTGCAGAGGATGAAAAGGGAATGAGGGAGGTTCTTGAAATCTTTCTTCAGGAGGAGGGTTACCGGACCCTTTCTGTAAGGGATGGTAGAGCTGCTATAGAGGCACTGGAAAAAGATATATTTGACCTTGTAATTACAGATATTAAGATGCCCAGAGCTGATGGTTTTGAGGTGCTCAGAAAGGTGAAAGAGGTCTCTCCTGATACAGTGGTTATTATGATAACGGCCTATGGTACAACAGAATCAGCCCTTGAGGCAATAAAGCTCGGTGCCTATGATTATATAGAAAAACCATTCAAGATAGAGGAGATCAGAGTTGTTATAAAGAGAGCTCTTGAGAGAAAGAAATTTGTCTCAAGACTTTCACTTCAGGAACGTCTTAAAAGAACCGAGGCACTTTCAGATATTATTTACAGCAGTGAAAAGATGAAAACCCTCATGGAGGCCCTTCCAAGGATTGCACAGTCAAGTTCAAATGTTTTAATCACAGGTGAAAGCGGTGTGGGTAAAGAGCTATTTGCCCATGCCCTTCATAAGCTCAGTCCCAGAGCCAGCAAAGAATTTGTTGCAATAAACTGTGCAGCCTTTCCAGAGGGGTTGCTAGAAAGTGAACTCTTCGGACATATGAAAGGTGCTTTCACAGATGCCCATTATAACAAACAGGGGCTTTTTGAGATTGCCGATGGTGGTACAGTATTTCTTGATGAGATAGGAGACATGCCCATCAGTCTACAGGCAAAACTCCTTAGAGTAATAGAAAATGGAACATTCAGAAGGGTTGGCGGAATCTCTGATATAAAGGTAGATGTTAGAATAATTGCTGCTACAAATAAGGATATAAAAAAGGAGGTGGAAGAAGGAAAATTTAGAGAAGACCTTTATTACAGACTTAATGTAATTCCTGTCCATATCCCTCCTCTCAGGGAAAGAAGAGAAGATATACCTTTACTCATAGAGCATTTTATAAAAAAATACCATCCCGGGAAAAGTATCTCTCAAGAGGCAATGGAGGCACTAAAGAATTACAGGTGGAGAGGTAATGTGAGGGAGCTTGAGAATGTTATTGAAAGGCTATGCCTTTTAGTAAGCTCTGACCTGATTGAATTAAAAGACCTGCCTCCTGAGATTATAATAGATGCAAAAGAAAAACCACTCATTCCTGAACTGACCCCATCAGGTATAAACCTTGACAGGATCGTGGAGGAGATAGAAAAGCAATATATAATGAAAGCCCTTAAACTTACAAAGAATACAAAGGTTGAGGCAGCCAGACTTCTGGGTCTCACTTTCAGGTCCTTCAGATACAGACTTAAAAAATACAATATAGAGATATGA
- a CDS encoding ATP-binding protein, which translates to MTKVKSLIFFRLIITTVLVGSYLFFKIGPHPFQYHHLIKYLIYAVLFLSLVYLVLLKYIKKIYLFAYFQLVVDALFIIALIFMTGGVESWFSFLMVLNVIAGAIVIGRGAGFIIATILSILYGVMIDLQFYRIIPLEYDSTLKVTHFVYNIFIHISALYLVAYLAGYLTSRLEKTSKTLEKTEKDLTELKTLNTLIVENVPSGIVTADSAGRIIAFNTNAELITGLNRRDVIGKNITEIFPFLKTRIPYLHRESAIERENKNEISGLTSNLRFRTEGIIEVKGTQKIIGITVNSFESGEEATLSRGLIGVFQDLTDIKKAEDEAKRREKLAAIGELSRSIAHEIRNPLASLKGSVEMLLENKISEEQKRRLMEIAIKEMDRLNKIITDFLLYTRPAPPDMKTFDLIKLIDDIIIMLKSSPMAEKIRIQREGPNSLSVKADEAQLKQVFLNLGNNALEAMPDGGSLTISVFNERDSVRISFSDTGEGIKEEDLDKIFIPFYSTKENGSGLGLSIAYKIIEEHRGKISVRNNDPGTTFEVILPK; encoded by the coding sequence GTGACAAAAGTTAAAAGTCTTATCTTCTTCCGTTTAATAATCACGACGGTGCTGGTTGGTTCTTATCTCTTTTTTAAAATTGGACCGCATCCTTTCCAGTATCATCATTTAATCAAATATCTTATTTATGCTGTGCTCTTTTTAAGTCTTGTTTATCTTGTGCTTTTAAAATACATCAAAAAAATTTATCTTTTTGCATATTTTCAACTTGTCGTTGATGCCCTATTTATTATTGCCCTCATCTTCATGACAGGAGGAGTAGAGAGCTGGTTCAGTTTTCTGATGGTTCTGAACGTAATAGCTGGAGCTATTGTTATTGGAAGAGGTGCTGGATTTATTATAGCCACTATACTTAGCATCCTATATGGTGTAATGATTGATCTTCAGTTTTACAGGATTATACCACTAGAGTATGATTCAACCTTGAAGGTAACCCACTTTGTATATAATATTTTTATTCACATTTCAGCCCTCTATCTTGTCGCCTATCTTGCAGGTTATCTCACAAGCAGGCTGGAGAAGACATCAAAAACTCTTGAAAAGACAGAAAAAGACCTTACAGAGCTGAAGACACTGAACACATTGATCGTAGAGAATGTACCGAGTGGAATTGTTACAGCTGATAGTGCAGGAAGGATAATAGCATTTAATACCAATGCTGAGCTAATTACAGGACTTAATAGAAGAGATGTAATTGGGAAAAATATAACTGAAATCTTTCCTTTTCTCAAGACCCGCATTCCTTATCTTCACAGAGAGTCAGCTATAGAGAGGGAGAATAAAAATGAAATTTCCGGTCTGACCTCAAACCTCCGTTTCCGGACAGAGGGCATAATAGAAGTTAAAGGAACCCAAAAGATTATCGGAATAACAGTAAATAGTTTTGAATCTGGTGAAGAGGCAACACTATCGAGGGGGTTAATAGGTGTATTTCAGGACCTTACAGATATAAAAAAGGCAGAAGATGAGGCAAAGAGAAGGGAAAAGCTTGCCGCAATTGGTGAATTATCAAGAAGCATAGCCCATGAGATTAGGAATCCCCTGGCATCCCTCAAGGGTTCTGTTGAGATGCTTCTTGAAAATAAGATATCTGAGGAACAAAAAAGAAGATTGATGGAGATAGCCATTAAGGAGATGGACAGGCTTAATAAGATAATAACAGATTTTTTACTATATACAAGGCCGGCTCCTCCAGATATGAAAACCTTTGATCTGATAAAACTAATTGATGATATTATAATCATGCTTAAAAGTTCTCCTATGGCAGAGAAAATCAGAATCCAGAGAGAGGGTCCTAATAGCCTTTCAGTAAAAGCTGATGAAGCCCAGCTCAAACAGGTATTTTTAAATCTGGGAAACAATGCCCTAGAGGCGATGCCAGATGGAGGAAGTCTTACCATATCTGTCTTCAATGAGAGGGATTCAGTAAGAATAAGTTTTTCCGATACAGGTGAAGGTATAAAAGAAGAGGATCTCGATAAGATTTTCATTCCCTTCTATTCAACAAAAGAAAATGGTTCAGGGCTTGGCCTTTCAATTGCTTATAAGATAATAGAAGAGCATCGTGGTAAAATATCTGTAAGAAACAATGATCCTGGAACAACTTTTGAGGTGATTTTACCAAAGTGA